The DNA region CGGATTTACAATATTTACATGTTTTTCCTTATTCGGAACGTGATGACACACCGGCGGTGCGAATGCCTCAAATACCAAAATTCGTCAGAAAGACAAGAGCCGAAATTCTAAGAACTGCAGGGAAAGAACAACTAAAAAAATTCTATCAAAGAAATATAGGAAAGAATGTAGAGTTATTAGTAGAAAATAATAAAATAGCTCACACCGAAAATTTTATTCCTGTAAAACTGCACGGAGATTTTGTAGTGGGGCAGATTGTAAAAGCTAGGTTAATTTCTATAGAAGAGAATCACATGCTTTCAGAAGTTTTAGGATGAATATGAGTAAATATAAAAATATGGCAATTTACGGGGGAGGCAGTTGGGGTACTGCGCTAGCCTGCCAGGTGGCAAGATGTTATAATAGTGTGAATATATTATTACGTGATAACGATATATTACAGGAGATAGAAAATACTAGGACCAATAAAAAATATCTAGGGGATGATATTAAATTGCCCAATAATATATTCCCTTCTAATCAAGTATCAGCTATCTTAGAAAAAGAAGTAATAATTCTCGCAGTTCCTTCTTATGCTTTTGCTAATAGTTTAAATATATTAAAAGAAGCGCAAATATCACCCAATATAGTATTATTGGTGGCAACTAAAGGGTTTAGTAAGAACCCTACCGAATTATTATCGGATAAAGTGAAATCAATATTACCCCACAATCCTTTGGCCTTTATAGCAGGTCCTAATCTTGCTAAGGAAGTGGCAAGAAATTTGCCTACCTCAGTCACGATAGCTTCGGATAATATTCAGGTGGCACGAAAATTAGCAGTAAGTTTAATCTCAGAGCAATTTAAAGTTAGTATTACTGATCATTTTGTGGCTCTTCAAGTAGCCGGGGCCGTTAAAAATATTATAGCTATAAAAAGCGGATTATATGAGGCGCGGAACTATGGCCAAAATGCTAAAGCAACTCTTATTACTGCAGCGTTACAGGAAATTAAAATCTTATCGGAAGCTATTGATGGAGAGCTGGGGGATAATTCTATTTTATATGCTCCAGGAATATTAGGAGATTTAATTTTAACTTGTTATTCAAAGGACTCACGAAATACTAGATTTGGCTATGAGCTAGGCCATCAAAAGGACCCAGAAAAATTTTTAAAGGAAAATTCATATTTAGTAGAAGGACGAGAAGCAGCTAAATTAGTATTAGATTTTATACAAAAATATAATCTGACATTACCGATTATCAAGTCTGTAGTACAAGAATTAAACCTAGGCTAGATCAAGTTATTCATCCCAGCAATATTAATTATGAAATTTTTTAAAGAGCTACCGCAAATATTTTATAAGATTATATTGGTAGAATTGTGCTTATTATTATTAATATTCCCTTTAGAAGCTTTTAGAATTGATGCCGCCTCTATTATTTTTCCATCTTTTGATATTATTTTGCTTTACTATTTTGCGACAATTTACCATATTAGTTTTGGAGTAATATTCTTAATAGGGATAGTTTTTGATCAAATATACTCAATGCCAATTGGTACCAATTCCTTGGTGTTAATCTCTGCCCACATATTAGTAAAATTTTTAGGGAAATATTTTACACTGCGCAGTTATTTAACAAATTTTATAATTTTTTGTTGTTATTATTTTTATATAATACATTGTAGGTATTTTTTAATTGCTATCAAGGATTTAACAAACCAAGGATATTTTGTTATAATAATGCAGTATTTAACCACCATATTATCTTATAATTTAATCCGAGTTCCATTTGATAAAACGTTAAAATAATTCAGATATGCAAGGGAGCAGAGGTGCATCTGATCCCTTGCTCAAATTCAAATCCATTGATTATATATAAGATTAATGATGATATAAAAGAACTGCCGGGAGACCTAGGTTTTTACTTAAATTTACTGATTTAACAAAATATGCTAAGCAAAAAAATATTATATAACCAACTAATCTCCAGGAGGTCTTTCTTAATAGGTGCAGGGAAAATGTCGTTGTTGTCCTTACTGGCTAGCAAAATGATTTATATGCAACTTTTTGAAAGCGTAAAATATCGTACTTTATCTGATAAAAATCGTATTAATTTTGTTTTATTATCACCGGTTAGAGGACAAATTTATGATGTAAATGGTACTGTGCTAGCGATAAATCAAGCGTGTTTTAGGCTATTATTAGATCGAAATATTAATGCCAATTATCAGAATGAGTTAAAGCTCATTTTCAATATCTTAAATTTTTCAGAAGAAAAGATAGGGGCTATTAAGAACAAAATAAAAAAAGCTAATACTCATATCCCTTTTGCAATATTAGATAACCTTACTTGGCAACAAATGGCATTAATAGAAGAGCAAAAGCCCTATTTAAATTCGCTTTTTATTGATGCTGGCTTAGCACGGTTTTATCCTTTCTCAGATTCTGCATGCCATATAATAGGTTATATTGGCCAAATTAATGAACAAGAAAAACAAGATCTAAAAATAAATAATTTAGGCGATTTTTATGTCGGCAAATTTGGATTGGAAAAATATTATGAAGAGAAATTACGAGGAGAATTTGGCTATAAACAAGTAGAAGTAAATGCGGTAGGGAAACATGTCCGGGAGATTGCCAGCTTCCACAGTAACGATGGGCAGGATTTATACTTAAATATTGATATAGATCTTCAACATAAAATACAACCATATCTCAGTAAGCAGGGCTGCTCTGCCATAGTTATGGATGTTAAGAACGGTAATATATTAATCCTTGCTATGTCGCCAGTATTTGAAACTAATAATTTCATAAAATTATCTAATGATTATTGGCAGACTTTAATTAATGATCCTTATAAACCTTTAATTAATAAGATAGTACAAAGTACTTACCCACCTGGCTCAGTTTTTAAAATTATTACTATTTTAACTGCGCTAGAACATGGGCTTACTCCTGATCATAGCTTTCATTGTTCTGGTGCTTCGGTGCTTGGTAGTAACAGCTTTCGTTGTTGGAAAACTTATGGTCATGGGCGAGTGGATATGTATAATGCTATGAAATATTCTTGTAATACTTACATGTATGAAGTAGGACGTTTGGTTGGCTTTAGGAAAATCCTCAATATGGCCAAAAAATTTGGGTTTGGCAAAAAAACAGGAGTAGACTTAACAGGAGAAGTTAGCGGGTTTTTACCCTCAGAAGAGTGGAAAGTAAGAAAATTGAAATCCCCGTGGTCTTTAGGAGATACTTTGAATTTATCGATCGGTCAGGGGTTTTTATTGTCTACCCCTATTCAATTAGCAAGTTTTGCTACTGCCATTGCAAGTGATGGGAAATTATATAAGCCTAGAATTGCTAAAGAGCAGGCATTATTTGAGCAAATTGACATCCAACAAAAACATTTGGATGTTTTAAAAGAAGGTATGTTTAAAGCGGTAAATACTGAAGGTGGTACTGGCTATTATAGTAGGATTTTAGGGGAAAAGAAACAATTAGCTGGTAAAACAGGCACAGCTCAGGTACAGTCCAAAGCTAGTATTGATGATGATTTAAGTAGAGAGAATATTGCCTGGGAAAGGCGTAATCATGCGATATTCATGGGCTTTGCCCCATACCATCAGCCACGCTATTCTATTTTGGTTTATTTAGATCATGGGGGAGGAGGGGGGAAGGCCGCAGCGCCTATAGCTAGTAAAATTATGTCAATGGTACTTGATAAATATGCTTAATATTCCTATTATACCATTTCTGAAAACTAATCATCACGTCGCCTTACTTCATGCTCTCCGCTCCTCTCAGCTGCGTCTATGTATGCAGTTCGGCTTGACACCCGTACTGCCAGTGCTGATTTAGTTTTGGGAAATGGTATTATAATCTATTGCGTAATTAATATAACTATATGTTAAATTCAATTTTTGGACAGTTTGTCGTTATTTTACCTGAGATTTCGCTGGTATTGTTGGCGTTATTTTCTCAGCTCTCCGCCCTGTTTTTTAGTAACAGAATAAAAATTATTACTAATATTACGGTAATAATTTTATTCATATTACTTGCTTATACTTTTTGTGGCTTAACTGATTGGATGGTAAGTTTTAATAATTCTTTTGCTACAGGCAGAGGGATAGGCATTTATAAAGCTATAGTTTTACTGTTCTCGATAATGACAATAGTGATTTATAAAGATTATTGCCAGATAGCACAGCAAGAATTTAAATTTGAATTTATAACCTTAATATTACTCTCTACCATGAGTTCTTTTGCTGCTATATCATCACGTAACTTTTTATTGTTGTTTTGTAGCCTAGAGTTGCAGGCATTAATTAGTTATGTCCTAGCTGGTTTTAGTATAAATAATCTTAAATCCTCAGAAGGAGCATTAAAATATTTTGTTCTAGGGGCTTTAATCAGCTGTCTATCATTATTTGGTATATCCTATATTTATGGCTTTGGTGGAGGGTTAGACTATACCTATATTTTTGATGCGATGCGTGGGATGCGCCAGCCTAACATTGGGCTGGTAGTAGGGATGGTACTTTTTTTAAGTAGTATCTTTTTTAAATTATCAGTGGTACCTTTACATGTGTGGACTCCTGATGTTTATGAGGGATCTCCTATTCCTGCGGTAACATATTTTTCCGCTTCTACTAAATTTGCAAATCTAGTAGTATTATTAAATATCATTATATTAGCTGAAAATTATAAGCCAATCTCAATGAGTTTAATAAAAATTCTCGCGATTTTATCGATGTTCATTGGCGCAGGGGGAGCGCTACGCCAAAATTCTTTAAAAAGGCTAATGGGGTATAGCACTATCCTCAATATCGGATATGTGTTAATAGGCGTTTCGTTGGCAGGGAATTCTTGGAGCAGTAAAGCTGCTTTATTATACATGATTATTTATGCTATCTCAGTTATAGGCTTCTTTAGTTGCCTAATTGCTTTGCTGGGTGACAAAGCAGATACAGCAACATTTGAGGATTTACAAGGGCTTGCATCTACCAGAAAAGCTTTAGCTGGCGGTATTACTATTATTATGTTTTCTCTTATTGGGATACCCCCGTTAGCAGGATTTTTTGGCAAATATTTTCTTTTTTATCAAGCGATTATTCATCAGCAATTTACTTTGGCGATCATAGGTATTGGCAGTAGCGTGGTTGCTGCTTATTATTACCTTAAAATAGTTAAATCTATGTACTTTGTTGAAATTAAACAGGGACACGCCTATTCTTCAATCACCTCTTCTCTAAGTTTAAAATTTATGAACTGCCTTGTAATAGCCTTCCTATTACTTTTTTCTGTAGTTTTTATCTTCGCAATCCTGACTTGAGTTAGAAATGTGGCACGAAAAATATACTCTAATAGTTTTTGAAGAACTAGACAGCACTAGTTCGGAAGCTCTTAGAATAGCACGAACTAGCCCACGGGGAAATTATGTAATAGTTGCTAAAAATCAAACTCACTCTCGCGGTAGAAATACTAAAGTTTGGCACTCCTACCCTGGGAATTTGCATTTGAGCATATTATTAAATCATAATATAGATTTTAATTATATCCAGCAATTGTCTTTTGTGACAGCGGTGGCTGTATATAAGGCTATTAATTCCTTAGCAAGTAAATCATCAAATAGCATTAAATTAAAATGGCCGAATGATCTATTAATAAATAATAAAAAAGTAGCTGGGATATTGCTTGAATCTATTACTATAAATAAGGCACATTATTTAGTGATAGGTATCGGTATTAATATTAGGCAAAATCCTGTACAGGCTGATCAGCCAACTACTAATTTATTGAATGAAGATATTGAGGTAATAGAGAGCACAGAGTTGTTAGATAGAGTTATGAGTAATTTTGAAAAAAGTTTTATATTATGGCAAACATATGGTTTCGATCGAATAAGGCAGTATTGGATGAAAAGGACTTACCAACTTGGCCAACTAATTACTGCGAATTATCAAGGTACCAAACTCTCCGGGCTTTTTAAAGGAATAGACCATAATGGCCGAATGAAAATTTTACTAAATTCAGGAGAGACCAAGTTGCTGTCAATATATTAGCAGGGCAATTTCAAAGTGCGACTTTGAAATTGCCCTGCTATATTAGGCTCCTGTATATAGTCACTTAGGTTAATAAACTAGCTACGTTGTTGCTCGTCGCTTACCTAGTATCTCCTAGGCTTCACTCCTCGCGCCTAGTATCTAATTCAACCTAAGTGACTATAAGACAATCTAGTCGGTAATTTTTTTTATGTCTTTGGGTCCAGAGAGCCCCCGTACTCTTGCTCTCTATTCTGTGCCTATGTATGAATCACCGCTGCTACTTCATCTGCAAAATTTTTCTCTACTTGCACTATCCCTTCACCCAGTTCATAACGGATAAATTGACTAATTTTAATTGTCCCTCCTAAGGCTATTTCAGCATTTTGAATCACTTGCGCAATAGTTAATTTATCATCAAATAAAAAATTTTGTTCCAATAACAGAACTTCTGCCAAGAATTTACGAATTCTTCCCTCAACCATTTTATCAATTATGTTATCTGGTTTGCCCGAAGCCTTCGATTGCTCAATAAATATATTTCTTTCACGCTCAATTACTGCTGGGTCTAAGCTTGTGGCATCGAGAGCATAAGGGTTGCTTGCGGCGATATGGATGGCGATTTTTCTTCCTAATTCAGAAAGAGTAGTTTTATCTTGAACCGTTGATTCTAGTCCTATGAGAACAGAGATTTTACCTTGATTAGTCACTACAGCATTATGCACATATGCACTCACTACCCCTTGGGAAACGGTGACAAGCTGCATACGGCGTAAAGTTAAATTTTCTCCAATAGTGGCAATATTATCTAAAATTTCTTCATTAACAGTTTTTCCGGAAGGAGTTTTAGCTAATTTTAGTGATTCTAAATTATTATAGTGGAGCGCTAACTCAGTAATATTATTAACTAATTGCTGAAATTTATCATTTCGTGCTACAAAATCTGTTTCGCTATTTATTTCTATAATAGCTCCTACTTTCTCCTGGACCTTAACAGCAGTAGCTCCCTCTGCCGCAAGTCTACTAGCTTTTTTTGCAGCTGCCGACAACCCTTTAGTCCTGAGCCAGTCAATTGCTTTCTCAAAATCGCCATTGGTTTCAACTAAAGCTTTCTTGCAGTCCATCATCCCTGCGCCGCTTTTCTCTCTTAATTGCTTTACTAAGCTAGCCTCAACCATTTTTCTTTCCTCTAATATTATTTTTTAGGTTTTTTAGTATTTTGATCCTCTTCTGCCAGCTCTAATGCTAGCTCAAAATCAGTGACTGCTTCATTTGCTGTGTCAGGGGCTTTAGAAAATTTCTTACTAAAGTTTAATTTAGCAATATTTCTAATATTCTTATTTTTTTCTTCCTGATTTTCAATACTGCCTAAATCAACGCCCGAGGCAACTAAAGATTCTTCTATACCGGCGAGCACCGCATCAGCAAATAAGCTGCAATAAAGTTTTATAGACCTTATAGCGTCATCGTTTCCAGGGATAGGGTGATCTATATTATCGGGGTTGGAATTAGTATCTACTATGGCAACGATGGGGATCTTTAATTTCACTGCTTCCTGGATAGCTAAATGTTCCTTATTAGTGTCAATTACCACTAGTAAATTAGGTTTAGTATTAAGATGTCTTATACCTCCTAAGGATCTAAGCAATTTATCCTTTTTACGGGTCATCTCTAATATTTCTTTTTTAGTATAGCCGGCACATTCTTCTTCATTTGCCAAAACTTTCTCAAGCTTATCTAGCTTTTTTATTGAGTTTGAAATTGTGCCCCAGTTAGTTAACATCCCGCCAAGCCAACGGTGATTTACATAAAATTGGCCGCACTTTTCTGCGTATTCAGCTACTATCTCGCTTGCTTGAACTTTAGTACTGACAAATAATATTTTACCATTCTTTTTAACAGTTTCACACATTATATTTAACGCTCTTTCCATGAGAGCAACGGTTTGTTGTAGGTCAATTACATGGATATCATCTCTACTACCATAAATATAAGGGGCCATTTTAGGATTCCACCGAGAAGTTTTATGGCCGAAATGGACGCCTGCATCAAGTAATTCTTTTATATTAACCGCTTGTATTTTTGACATTTTTTCTCCTTCAAATGTTAGTTATATATCTCCTGTAAGAGATAACTACCGCAAAAGTCTAATACCAAAAGCCTTAAAGCATATTTGGACTAACACTATTCTTTTGCGTGTGAATTTTGCTTAATTTATAAGCTTCTGGAGTATACATTTTGATTCAGATATTTGCAATAGTGTTGTAGACTAATTTAATTAAAGCTCTTTGTCTATATAACCCCTTCTCCAAATAGTAGAGCCGTCCGCTTTATCTTCTATAATTATCCCATCTTGTAGTAAGTTTTGCCGTATTTGGTCAGCTAATTCCCAATTTTTTTGTGATTTAGCCTCACGGCGCTTAGCCAGAAGTTGGTTAATATCTGTCTCATTTACTGCAGAATGAAACCAATTTTTTGGTGATTCTCTCATCAACCCGATAAAATTACTGCAAGCAAGCATAGAGGAGGCATGCAAATATTTCTTTTCTTCGTTGTTTGTACCAAAAATAAGCTTAGCATAATCATTGATTATTTTAATAGCTAACGGAGTATTCAGATCATCAAGTAACGCAGATAAGAAGTTTGGGGGCAGGGGAGGGCAAGGAATACGGCTCATATCTAAAGAATCCAGCGCTCTATACCAATAATTTATTGTTTTGGTAGCGTCTTCTAATGCTTTATTATTGTAATCTAATGGTTTACGATAATGAGTAGATAGCAACAGTAACCTTAGTATATCCCCCGGGACTTTTCTATTGATAAAATCCCTGACAGTAAAAAAATTACCTAAAGATTTACTCATCTTTTCACCATTTACGGTTAGAAAACCATTATGTACCCAATAGTTAGCAAATTGTGAATTAGGAAAAGCGCATACGCTTTGAGCAATTTCATTAGTATGATGAGGGAAGATTAAATCAGCACCACCACCATGTATATCAAAATTTTCGCCTAAATATTTATAGCTCATAGCTGAACATTCTATATGCCAACCTGGTCTGCCTCTACCAAAAGGGCTGTCAAAACTTGCAGACATCTCTTCATCTTGCTCCACTGCTTTCCATAACACAAAATCCTGGGGGCATTTTTTAGCAAGATTATTTTCAATACGTACCCCATCTATTAATTCCTCTAAACTACGGTTAGATAATTTGGTGTAATTTAAGCAAGTAGAAACATCAAAATATACCTGATTGTCGACAATATAAGCATGTTTTAAGGCCAGTAATTTCTGGATAATCATAATCATATCCTCAATATGCATAGTAGCTTTAGGCTCAATATTAGGTTCCTGGCACCCTAAATATTGCATATTTGCATGAAATTCCTGAGTAACTTTGGTGGTTAAATCGGAAATAGTGATATTTAAGTCCTTAGCCTTGAGTATTATTTTATCGTCCACATCAGTAATGTTACGAACATATAGAACATTTTTAGAGCCAAATAATTTACAGAGTAAGCGGTATAAAATATCGTATACTATTACTGACCTCGCATTGCCGATATGGGGAGCGTCGTAAACAGTTGGACCACATACATATATCTTGACTAAATTACTATCTATAGGGGTAAAAACTTCTTTTTTTCGTGTTAAACTATTGTGTAATAACAATTTCATAGATATCATGGTATATAAATCAGTATTATAGTGAAGTTATGAAGAGTATACGTTGAAAGCGTAGAGCTATGTATACTCGAAAGAGATCTATTGCAGCTTGCTCAATTTATTGTACTATATATATTATATATATCAAGTCTACCCTAATACTAAAAATGAATTTTTCAGAAAAAATCACCAAAATTCCAATTACTTTAATAATCCTTATTAGTATAGTATGTGGTATAGGCTTTGTAGTGCTCTATTCGGCTGCTAGGGGTAATATTCAACCTTGGGCTTATAAGCAAATAATAAATTTCTGTGTATTTTTGCCTGTTATGTTAATTGTTGCCTTGATTGACATAAAAATTATATTCAAATGCTCTTATATCTCGTATCTCACTGTGTTAATTTTATTAATAGGGGTAGAGCTCTTTGGCACTAGTTCTATGGGGGCAAAACGCTGGATAGATTTATCTGTTATTCGCCTGCAACCTAGTGAGCCCACTAAACTAGCGATAGTATTAATGTTAGCGAGATATTTACATCAGCTCAAAATCGAGGAGTACCTAAAATTCTCTCAGATAATATTACCTCTAACCGCCGTATTAATCCCTGTATTATTAATTATAAAAGAACCAGATCTAGGAACTGCTATTATCACTTTAATTATTGCTAGTAGTATATTTCTTGCTGCTGGTTTTAAGTTAAGAAATTTTATAATAACGGGGGGGATCGTGCTCTGTTGCCTGCCAGTTATGTGGCATATAATGCATGATTACCAAAAAAAGCGGGTTATGGTTTTTTTAGATCCTTCCAGAGATCCCTTGGGGGCAGGGTATAATATCATACAGTCAAAAATTGCCATTGGCTCAGGAGGGTTGCTTGGTAAGGGATTAGTTAAGGGTAGCCAAAGTCATCTAGATTTTCTGCCAGAACATCAGACAGATTTTATTTTTGCCACCTTTGCTGAAGAATTTGGGTTAATCGGCAGTCTAACTTTATTGCTTTTGTATGCAGCCATCATTATTATTTCTCTAATAATTGCGGTCAATTGTAGATCGATGTTTAGTAAGCTGATGGTGATAGGGATTACCTCAATTTTATTTAGCCATGTATTTATCAATATAGCTATGGTTATGGGATTATTGCCGGTGGTGGGGGTACCTCTCCCCTTTATCTCTTATGGCGGGACTATGCTAGTATCTATGATGATTGGGTTTGGCTTAATAATGAATGCCCAAATCCACCAGCATAGTAATATTAGGTGAGTAGAACTTAACCCTGGCGCAGAATATCTAATGCTGAATCTACACTCTTTTCTAATAAATTCATATTTTTCTAACAAAACAAAGAAAACTCTAGACCTTAGTTGCAAGATTTGTTATAAGGTTTGGATAGCTAGTTCCTCGGTAGCTCAGTGGTAGAGCAAACGGCTGTTAACCGTTCGGTCGCTGGTTCGAGTCCGGCCCGGGGAGCCACATTTCATAATATTCAACTAAATATAGCATGACTAAGGAAGAACTGATTAGCTTTGAAGGAACGGTCCTTGAACTTTTACCTAGTGCAACTTTTAAAGTTAAATTAGAAAATGGTCATTTTATCACTGCCCATACATCTGGAAGGATGCGTAAGAACCGTATTAGAATCCTTGTGGGAGATAAAGTAACAGTAGAAATGACTCCTTATGATTTAACAAAGGGGCGTGTTACCCACCGTTATTAATTCCTCTTTTTTATCTGTAGTTTTGGAGTCTTCGCTAAAAGAAGCTAGCCTTGCGGGATATTTTCACCATTAAACCTCTCCCTCGCGTGCGAAGTCTTGTCGCGAAAATCTTATCAGCTATTTGTTAATTTAAATAGAGGGCTAATTAGATAGATAGTAGGCGTTTAAGCACCTACTATTTCAGTAGCGCTCTCAACATTTGTTAGGAACCAATTGACTTCGTTAGATATAAGATTTCGGGAAAACGTCCATTCTTCCTTTAAAAAATCGAGTTTACTAGTTATTTTTTTACCACTAAATAATACTTTAATAAAAATATTATTAGCAAAACTATAGCTTTCAGAAATTTTTGCTTCTAATTTACCCCCATGGACAAATTCTCCATAATTTTCAGAAAAAATATGGAACTTTTCTACATATCTTTTATCAACTAGTTTTAGCAATTCTTCAATGTCCTCATCATTTGCAGCTTCAATAATCAGCTCAAAAGCCATTTTGGCGCTATTTAAAAACTTACTTGGCTGAAAGGATGGAAGTTTAACTGTAATAGATTCTAAGCCAGTAATGATGGCTTCTCTATTCTCTTCTATTATGAATCCATCAAGGGTTGTAGTGTCAAGAGGGGCTTTTTTGAAAAAATTCTTTTTAAAGAGGTTAGTAGGAGAATTTGGGGCTGTATAGGTCACGTCCTTAATTTTTGCTTCCCCAAAAAATGAAAATTTTTGTTTGGCAGGATCGTTGTCTGAGGTAGAGCCAAGTTTAGAAATTAGCTTGTTGATCACAAAAAATGCAATACCAGCAAAAATTAATAATTCGATCATTTGAGGGGACATTGATATAACTCAATTAGATTTTAAAAAGCACACATAATCTTCTGCCATTGTATTGTAAAATTTAAATATTTGGAAGTATTTTTACAGAATAATGTTAATTAAGTTAAGAATTAAAACTCCTTAACAAAAAATTGCTTAGTAATCCTTAGTGGAGTCTTAAATTATGCTATCATCAGTAATAATCAATTACTGATGTATATTACTCGTATTTCAAGAATTGGATTTTATTTTATCATGGACTCACGTGCTCACGTACTGGCATGTACGCAGCAAACGCTCGCCATTTAAAATAAAATCCAATTCTTGAAATACGAGCAGTATATGGGGTATCCCATTTTAGAGAGAATCATGATAACAAAATATTTCAA from Candidatus Tisiphia endosymbiont of Beris chalybata includes:
- a CDS encoding NAD(P)H-dependent glycerol-3-phosphate dehydrogenase; amino-acid sequence: MSKYKNMAIYGGGSWGTALACQVARCYNSVNILLRDNDILQEIENTRTNKKYLGDDIKLPNNIFPSNQVSAILEKEVIILAVPSYAFANSLNILKEAQISPNIVLLVATKGFSKNPTELLSDKVKSILPHNPLAFIAGPNLAKEVARNLPTSVTIASDNIQVARKLAVSLISEQFKVSITDHFVALQVAGAVKNIIAIKSGLYEARNYGQNAKATLITAALQEIKILSEAIDGELGDNSILYAPGILGDLILTCYSKDSRNTRFGYELGHQKDPEKFLKENSYLVEGREAAKLVLDFIQKYNLTLPIIKSVVQELNLG
- the mrdA gene encoding penicillin-binding protein 2 produces the protein MLSKKILYNQLISRRSFLIGAGKMSLLSLLASKMIYMQLFESVKYRTLSDKNRINFVLLSPVRGQIYDVNGTVLAINQACFRLLLDRNINANYQNELKLIFNILNFSEEKIGAIKNKIKKANTHIPFAILDNLTWQQMALIEEQKPYLNSLFIDAGLARFYPFSDSACHIIGYIGQINEQEKQDLKINNLGDFYVGKFGLEKYYEEKLRGEFGYKQVEVNAVGKHVREIASFHSNDGQDLYLNIDIDLQHKIQPYLSKQGCSAIVMDVKNGNILILAMSPVFETNNFIKLSNDYWQTLINDPYKPLINKIVQSTYPPGSVFKIITILTALEHGLTPDHSFHCSGASVLGSNSFRCWKTYGHGRVDMYNAMKYSCNTYMYEVGRLVGFRKILNMAKKFGFGKKTGVDLTGEVSGFLPSEEWKVRKLKSPWSLGDTLNLSIGQGFLLSTPIQLASFATAIASDGKLYKPRIAKEQALFEQIDIQQKHLDVLKEGMFKAVNTEGGTGYYSRILGEKKQLAGKTGTAQVQSKASIDDDLSRENIAWERRNHAIFMGFAPYHQPRYSILVYLDHGGGGGKAAAPIASKIMSMVLDKYA
- the nuoN gene encoding NADH-quinone oxidoreductase subunit NuoN, whose protein sequence is MLNSIFGQFVVILPEISLVLLALFSQLSALFFSNRIKIITNITVIILFILLAYTFCGLTDWMVSFNNSFATGRGIGIYKAIVLLFSIMTIVIYKDYCQIAQQEFKFEFITLILLSTMSSFAAISSRNFLLLFCSLELQALISYVLAGFSINNLKSSEGALKYFVLGALISCLSLFGISYIYGFGGGLDYTYIFDAMRGMRQPNIGLVVGMVLFLSSIFFKLSVVPLHVWTPDVYEGSPIPAVTYFSASTKFANLVVLLNIIILAENYKPISMSLIKILAILSMFIGAGGALRQNSLKRLMGYSTILNIGYVLIGVSLAGNSWSSKAALLYMIIYAISVIGFFSCLIALLGDKADTATFEDLQGLASTRKALAGGITIIMFSLIGIPPLAGFFGKYFLFYQAIIHQQFTLAIIGIGSSVVAAYYYLKIVKSMYFVEIKQGHAYSSITSSLSLKFMNCLVIAFLLLFSVVFIFAILT
- a CDS encoding biotin--[acetyl-CoA-carboxylase] ligase — translated: MWHEKYTLIVFEELDSTSSEALRIARTSPRGNYVIVAKNQTHSRGRNTKVWHSYPGNLHLSILLNHNIDFNYIQQLSFVTAVAVYKAINSLASKSSNSIKLKWPNDLLINNKKVAGILLESITINKAHYLVIGIGINIRQNPVQADQPTTNLLNEDIEVIESTELLDRVMSNFEKSFILWQTYGFDRIRQYWMKRTYQLGQLITANYQGTKLSGLFKGIDHNGRMKILLNSGETKLLSIY
- the tsf gene encoding translation elongation factor Ts — translated: MVEASLVKQLREKSGAGMMDCKKALVETNGDFEKAIDWLRTKGLSAAAKKASRLAAEGATAVKVQEKVGAIIEINSETDFVARNDKFQQLVNNITELALHYNNLESLKLAKTPSGKTVNEEILDNIATIGENLTLRRMQLVTVSQGVVSAYVHNAVVTNQGKISVLIGLESTVQDKTTLSELGRKIAIHIAASNPYALDATSLDPAVIERERNIFIEQSKASGKPDNIIDKMVEGRIRKFLAEVLLLEQNFLFDDKLTIAQVIQNAEIALGGTIKISQFIRYELGEGIVQVEKNFADEVAAVIHT
- the rpsB gene encoding 30S ribosomal protein S2, coding for MSKIQAVNIKELLDAGVHFGHKTSRWNPKMAPYIYGSRDDIHVIDLQQTVALMERALNIMCETVKKNGKILFVSTKVQASEIVAEYAEKCGQFYVNHRWLGGMLTNWGTISNSIKKLDKLEKVLANEEECAGYTKKEILEMTRKKDKLLRSLGGIRHLNTKPNLLVVIDTNKEHLAIQEAVKLKIPIVAIVDTNSNPDNIDHPIPGNDDAIRSIKLYCSLFADAVLAGIEESLVASGVDLGSIENQEEKNKNIRNIAKLNFSKKFSKAPDTANEAVTDFELALELAEEDQNTKKPKK
- the cysS gene encoding cysteine--tRNA ligase, whose product is MKLLLHNSLTRKKEVFTPIDSNLVKIYVCGPTVYDAPHIGNARSVIVYDILYRLLCKLFGSKNVLYVRNITDVDDKIILKAKDLNITISDLTTKVTQEFHANMQYLGCQEPNIEPKATMHIEDMIMIIQKLLALKHAYIVDNQVYFDVSTCLNYTKLSNRSLEELIDGVRIENNLAKKCPQDFVLWKAVEQDEEMSASFDSPFGRGRPGWHIECSAMSYKYLGENFDIHGGGADLIFPHHTNEIAQSVCAFPNSQFANYWVHNGFLTVNGEKMSKSLGNFFTVRDFINRKVPGDILRLLLLSTHYRKPLDYNNKALEDATKTINYWYRALDSLDMSRIPCPPLPPNFLSALLDDLNTPLAIKIINDYAKLIFGTNNEEKKYLHASSMLACSNFIGLMRESPKNWFHSAVNETDINQLLAKRREAKSQKNWELADQIRQNLLQDGIIIEDKADGSTIWRRGYIDKEL